The following is a genomic window from Citrifermentans bemidjiense Bem.
AGGGGGACGAGGCTGCGCCCCTACACCGTGGTGCTTCCCAAACCCCTCATGCCGATAGGCGAGTATCCCATCCTCGAGGTGATCGTGCGCCAACTGGTACACTGCGGCTTCACGCACATCACCATGGCGGTGAACCACCAGGCGAAGATCATCCAGGCCTTCTTCGGCAACGGCGAACGCTGGGGCATCACCATCGACTATTCGCTGGAAACCAAGCCGCTGAGCACCATGGGGCCTCTCAGGCTCATCGACGATCTGCCGGAAAACTTCCTGGTGATGAACGGCGACATCCTCACCGACCTGAACTTCAGGGAATTCCACGATTACCACGTGAGGGTAAAAAACAACTTCACCATCGCCGCATACCAAAGGGTGCTCAAGTCCGAATACGGCGTGCTGAAGATCAACCGGCAGAAAAAGCTCTGCGGCTTCGAGGAGAAGCCCGAGTACCTTTTGGACGTCAGCATGGGGGTCTACATGGTGAACCGCGACACGATGCGGCACATCCCCGCGGACACCCCCTACGGGTTCGACCACCTGATGCTCGACCTCCTGGCTGAGGGGCACCCGGCCTCGGTGAAGATCCACAAGGGATTCTGGCTCGACATCGGCCGCCCCGACGATTACATGCAGGCGATCGAGGAGTTCGACTCGCTGAAGGGGAAGTTCCTCCCCTACGAAGGAACAGTGCAATGAGCAACGTCCCGATCAACAAGGGGAACTACGAACTCGAGACCCCGGAGCGCGAGACGCTCTTCGAAAAGTACCGCGGCGAGGGGTGGGAAGAGGAATACGCGGCTTACCGGCGCGACTGGCGCGAGCTCCCGCAGCGCCAGGAAGTCTCGGAGTACCCGCTCCTCGTGGACCTGGAACTCTCCACCGCCTGCAACCTGAAATGCCCCATGTGCTACACCATAACCGACGA
Proteins encoded in this region:
- a CDS encoding sugar phosphate nucleotidyltransferase; translated protein: MRAVILAGGRGTRLRPYTVVLPKPLMPIGEYPILEVIVRQLVHCGFTHITMAVNHQAKIIQAFFGNGERWGITIDYSLETKPLSTMGPLRLIDDLPENFLVMNGDILTDLNFREFHDYHVRVKNNFTIAAYQRVLKSEYGVLKINRQKKLCGFEEKPEYLLDVSMGVYMVNRDTMRHIPADTPYGFDHLMLDLLAEGHPASVKIHKGFWLDIGRPDDYMQAIEEFDSLKGKFLPYEGTVQ